In one window of Camelina sativa cultivar DH55 chromosome 15, Cs, whole genome shotgun sequence DNA:
- the LOC104747043 gene encoding uncharacterized protein LOC104747043 yields MKVKYQGDSRVKQAQLQTLRRNFELLEMKIGESVGDYFARVMVVANDMRNCGDDMQDVKIVEKVLRTLTENFNYIVCLIEELKDIDNLSVDALQSSLQVHEKKLRKPSNVGDDQVLKVTFDDRGGRGRGRMGQGRGRG; encoded by the coding sequence ATGAAAGTCAAGTATCAAGGAGATTCACGAGTGAAGCAGGCTCAGCTACAGACCTTGAGAAGGAATTTTGAGCTGTTGGAGATGAAGATCGGTGAATCTGTGGGTGATTACTTTGCACGAGTAATGGTGGTGGCCAACGATATGAGGAATTGTGGAGATGACATGCAAGATGTCAAGATTGTGGAGAAAGTCCTGCGCACATTAACTGAGAATTTCAACTacattgtttgtttgattgaggAATTGAAAGACATTGATAATCTCTCTGTTGATGCGCTGCAAAGCTCACTCCAAGTGCATGAGAAAAAGCTGAGAAAACCTAGCAATGTTGGAGATGATCAAGTGCTAAAGGTTACGTTTGATGATAGAGGAGGAAGAGGCAGAGGAAGAATGGGCCAAGGAAGAGGACGAGGCTGA
- the LOC104747044 gene encoding E3 ubiquitin-protein ligase PRT1-like, with the protein MAEPTDATTVKNDEPPEEEEISDQFLCCVCLELLYKPIVLSCGHLSCFWCVHKSMNGFRESHCPICRDPYVHFPSVCQKLHFLLKKIYPLAHKKREEQVLTEEQGQNCFSPQIDVVLDKANAKDESGCSGDSLNVSYKQKVDSPCIPSNQEPTDAHSLNAHENGLLKNSSASKQISKDDLLCSACKELLVRPVVLNCGHVYCEGCVVDMAEESEKIKCQECNVCDPRGFPKVCLILEQLLEENFPEEYNSRRSGGIRKTLAHNSKGNYQNYHKEGPSLSNDENNDLPWLANPGSNVHIGAGCDSCGVFPIIGDRYRCQDCEGIGYDLCKECYETPLKVPGRFNQQHTPDHRLELEEAPQLAGAPQWADVPQLMISINSTAYILGPSINSLEGVDTDEGEEGPPGSSNESSSTE; encoded by the exons ATGGCCGAACCTACGGATGCTACTACGGTGAAGAACGACgaaccaccagaagaagaagaaatctccGATCAATTTCTCTGCTGCGTTTGCCT GGAACTTCTTTACAAACCAATTGTGTTAT CTTGTGGTCATCTATCATGTTTCTGGTGTGTACATAAGTCCATGAATGGCTTCCGCGAGTCTCATTGTCCGATTTGTAGGGATCCGTATGTTCACTTTCCTTCTGTGTGTCAGAAGCTTCATTTCCTGTTGAAGAAGATATACCCACTTGCGCATAAGAAGAGGGAAGAACAAGTCTTAA CGGAAGAACAAGGACAAAATTGCTTTTCCCCGCAGATTGATGTTGTTTTGGATAAGGCAAATGCTAAGGATGAGTCTGGATGTAGCGGAGATTCTCTAAATGTCTCTT ATAAACAAAAGGTGGACAGTCCCTGTATCCCCAGCAATCAAGAACCCACAGATGCACATAGTCTTAATGCTCATGAGAATGGGTTACTTAAGAATAGCAGTGCCAGTAAGCAAATTTCAAAAGATGATTTGCTCTGTTCAGCGTGTAAGGAGCTGCTCGTGCGACCCGTAGTTCTCAATTGTGGGCATG TGTATTGCGAAGGATGTGTAGTAGATATGGCTGAAGAAAGCGAAAAGATCAAATGTCAAGAGTGTAATGTTTGCGACCCTAGAGGATTTCCAAaagtttgtttgattcttgaacaGCTTTTGGAAGAAAATTTTCCTGAAGAATACAATTCAAGGAGAAGTGGTGGGATTCGGAAAACTCTTGCTCATAATAGCAAAGGAA atTATCAAAACTATCACAAAGAAGGCCCATCTTTATCAAACGATGAAAACAATGATCTTCCTTGGTTGGCAAACCCTGGTTCTAATGTCCACATCGGTGCTGGTTGTGATTCTTGCGGA GTGTTTCCAATCATAGGGGATAGATACAGATGCCAAGACTGCGAGGGAATTGGGTATGACCTTTGCAAAGAGTGTTACGAGACTCCTTTGAAAGTTCCAGGGAGATTTAACCAGCAACACACTCCAGATCACAGGCTTGAGCTGGAGGAGGCTCCTCAGCTGGCGGGGGCTCCTCAGTGGGCGGATGTTCCTCAGCTTATGATCAGTATCAATTCTACTGCCTATATTCTCGGACCTTCGATTAACTCATTGGAAGGGGTGGATACAGATGAGGGCGAGGAAGGGCCACCTGGTTCCTCTAATGAGTCATCAAGCACAGAATGA